The following are encoded together in the Trichomycterus rosablanca isolate fTriRos1 chromosome 19, fTriRos1.hap1, whole genome shotgun sequence genome:
- the hmgn3 gene encoding high mobility group nucleosome-binding domain-containing protein 3, which translates to MPKRKSPEGAEGKDSKVTRQEPTRRSERLSTKPGPPKAEPKPKKPAAKKSTDDKPVKGKKGGAKGKKEEKDAVPTENGETKPEGESATSETNADAK; encoded by the exons ATGCCCAAAAGAAAG TCACCTGAGGGAGCGGAGGGGAAGGACTCCAAGGTCACGAGGCAGGAG ccGACCCGGCGGTCAGAGCGTCTGTCCACG AAACCAGGTCCTCCTAAAGCCGAGCCCAAACCCAAAAAACCCGCTGCTAAG AAGTCGACCGACGACAAGCCCGTAAAAGGAAAGAAGGGCGGAGCCAAGGGAAAGAAGGAGGAAAAAGATGCGGTGCCTACCGAGAACGGAGAGACCAAGCCAGAGGGG GAATCTGCGACCTCTGAGACCAACGCCGATGCTAAGTGA